A single genomic interval of Patescibacteria group bacterium harbors:
- a CDS encoding queuosine precursor transporter, producing MLILILWIIGITSFTLLGSWYVKKYNKPDLLIALYVTFILVAQILAVKISAFDLGFKTFFAPSGILVFSITYLLTDIVNEKFGRREVQKMILIAFISQVAMVFFFWLGVIFPAAPFWQMQDVWKQIFGLVPRIVAASWIAFLISENIDAIIFSYFKAKTKGKYLWMRNAFSSLPALALDSILFITIAFLGVSPIWPLILGQIVVKWLVGLVNIPFMYFNKWVMGNK from the coding sequence ATGTTGATTTTAATTTTGTGGATTATCGGAATAACGAGTTTTACGCTATTGGGCAGTTGGTATGTCAAAAAATACAATAAGCCCGATTTGTTAATCGCGCTTTACGTGACCTTTATTTTGGTCGCCCAGATATTGGCGGTAAAAATTTCCGCTTTTGATTTGGGATTCAAGACATTTTTTGCGCCAAGCGGAATTCTTGTTTTTTCCATCACTTATCTTTTGACGGATATCGTGAATGAAAAATTCGGCAGAAGGGAAGTCCAAAAAATGATTTTAATCGCTTTTATTTCTCAGGTGGCGATGGTGTTTTTCTTTTGGCTGGGAGTGATATTTCCGGCCGCGCCTTTTTGGCAGATGCAAGATGTTTGGAAACAGATATTCGGATTGGTACCGCGGATCGTGGCGGCAAGCTGGATTGCCTTTTTAATTAGTGAAAATATTGATGCCATTATTTTTTCATATTTTAAAGCAAAAACAAAAGGAAAATATTTGTGGATGAGAAACGCATTCAGTTCTTTGCCGGCACTCGCCTTGGACTCAATTCTTTTTATAACCATCGCTTTTCTGGGAGTTTCGCCGATTTGGCCGTTAATCTTGGGTCAGATCGTAGTTAAATGGCTGGTGGGGTTGGTTAATATACCTTTTATGTATTTCAATAAATGGGTGATGGGAAATAAATAA
- a CDS encoding Maf family protein: MNIILGSASKSRKRVMERAGWKFTIITADIDEKAIRFDDPKDLVMALASAKADAILPKIKEKAFLITADQVVVCNNEIREKPIDEKQAREYLRSYADYPAEAVNGIAIVNTETKERMVKLEISKIKFKQIPETIIDQLISKGDIFSQAGSFSAEDPLLIPYIDYIEGTLDSVEGLPIELIEDLINKMNK, from the coding sequence ATGAATATAATTTTAGGTTCAGCTTCAAAATCACGAAAACGAGTCATGGAAAGGGCTGGTTGGAAATTTACCATAATAACCGCTGATATTGACGAAAAGGCGATTCGTTTTGATGACCCCAAAGATTTGGTGATGGCTCTTGCTAGTGCCAAAGCCGATGCGATTCTGCCGAAAATTAAAGAAAAAGCTTTTTTAATAACCGCGGATCAAGTGGTGGTTTGCAATAATGAAATCAGAGAAAAACCCATTGATGAAAAACAAGCCAGAGAATATTTGCGAAGCTATGCTGATTATCCGGCCGAGGCGGTTAACGGAATCGCGATTGTGAATACTGAGACAAAAGAGAGAATGGTAAAATTGGAAATATCCAAGATAAAATTCAAACAGATTCCGGAAACAATCATTGATCAATTGATTTCCAAGGGAGATATTTTTTCACAAGCCGGATCATTTTCCGCGGAAGATCCTTTATTAATTCCGTATATTGATTATATAGAAGGAACATTAGACAGCGTCGAGGGATTGCCAATAGAATTAATTGAAGATTTGATCAATAAAATGAATAAATAA
- a CDS encoding radical SAM protein, translated as MVPVNTLQLFITNRCNLRCKGCFYAHKLGAKEMSLREYQDYILKYLPEIQKVILLGGEPTMHKNLPQMLKFNNQYGLKTTIYSNGFNLEQFKGKNFDNVQIRVGVYGSYSSEKPLSKIDKIDLPMTIVYMLRKDNINELMETAEMAEKNFNCDNFYISSIRDIAVTDDFWKDTPETIPMDEYAEIIQEFVNKYSGNIKKLHLATRGVVVTKKQNFMKFHKCRFGNIFPDKEKIICPFDISKKILTKDLLFNQRNCTKHRKCILQKIVLEKVPGK; from the coding sequence GTGGTGCCGGTGAACACTCTCCAGCTTTTTATCACCAACCGATGCAACCTTCGTTGCAAAGGATGTTTCTACGCCCATAAATTAGGCGCCAAGGAAATGAGTTTAAGAGAGTATCAGGATTACATTTTGAAATATTTGCCAGAAATTCAAAAAGTAATTCTTTTAGGAGGAGAGCCGACGATGCATAAAAATCTGCCGCAAATGCTTAAGTTTAACAATCAATATGGCCTGAAAACCACGATTTATTCCAATGGTTTTAATTTAGAGCAATTCAAGGGTAAGAATTTTGATAATGTTCAAATCAGGGTCGGAGTTTACGGATCTTATTCCAGTGAAAAACCGTTGTCTAAAATAGATAAAATTGATTTGCCAATGACCATTGTTTATATGTTAAGAAAAGACAATATTAATGAATTAATGGAAACGGCCGAAATGGCGGAAAAAAATTTCAATTGCGATAATTTTTATATTTCCAGCATCAGAGATATTGCCGTTACCGATGATTTTTGGAAAGATACTCCGGAAACGATTCCTATGGACGAATATGCTGAAATTATTCAGGAGTTTGTCAATAAATATTCAGGCAATATCAAAAAACTTCATTTGGCGACAAGAGGCGTTGTTGTAACAAAAAAACAGAATTTTATGAAATTTCATAAATGCCGTTTTGGAAATATTTTCCCCGATAAAGAAAAAATCATTTGCCCTTTTGATATTTCAAAAAAGATTTTAACCAAGGATTTATTATTTAATCAGCGGAATTGCACTAAGCATCGCAAATGCATTTTGCAAAAAATTGTTTTGGAAAAGGTGCCGGGAAAATAA
- a CDS encoding prohibitin family protein: MLGLLKFLIFLAVFVFCIFLSVKFNFKENKKFGTKEFEGVGIKPKGLILGIALFFLALIILPAIGAIPAGYRGVVLKFGAVTGRVLGEGIYTVHPFTETVKLMSVKVEAYEVQVEAASKDLQDVNAKITLNYFLESRVVGRTYQTLGYDYQTRIISPAIQEAVKSSTAQFDATELITKRPLVKEKIESFLKERIAIHGIIMDAVSITDFKFSPKFSESIENKVRAAQDVLTAQNNLEKIKIEADQKVAQAQAEAEALRLQKQQVTPELIALRKIEVQRLAIEVQLAAVGKWNGQLPNVTGGVIPFLDVNQQSVKADVKTDTK; encoded by the coding sequence ATGTTGGGTCTTCTGAAATTTTTGATTTTTTTGGCGGTATTCGTATTCTGTATCTTTTTAAGTGTCAAATTTAACTTTAAGGAAAATAAAAAATTTGGCACAAAAGAGTTTGAGGGTGTCGGAATAAAGCCAAAAGGATTAATTTTGGGAATAGCTTTGTTCTTTTTAGCTCTTATCATATTGCCGGCGATTGGAGCGATTCCGGCCGGATACAGAGGCGTAGTACTGAAATTCGGAGCTGTTACCGGTCGTGTTTTAGGTGAAGGAATTTATACGGTTCATCCTTTTACAGAGACGGTAAAATTAATGTCCGTGAAAGTAGAAGCATACGAGGTGCAAGTAGAAGCTGCCTCAAAAGACCTTCAAGATGTCAATGCCAAAATTACTTTGAATTATTTTCTTGAATCAAGAGTAGTGGGCAGGACATATCAAACTCTGGGATATGATTATCAGACTCGTATTATTTCACCCGCTATTCAAGAAGCCGTGAAATCTTCAACTGCTCAGTTTGACGCGACTGAATTAATTACCAAAAGACCGCTTGTAAAAGAAAAAATTGAATCATTTTTAAAAGAAAGAATCGCTATTCATGGGATAATAATGGATGCTGTTTCAATCACGGATTTTAAATTTTCGCCTAAATTTTCCGAAAGTATTGAAAATAAGGTAAGAGCCGCGCAAGATGTTTTAACCGCCCAAAATAATTTAGAAAAAATAAAAATAGAGGCGGATCAAAAAGTGGCGCAAGCACAAGCAGAAGCAGAAGCACTAAGACTTCAGAAACAACAAGTGACGCCGGAATTAATCGCATTGCGTAAAATTGAAGTTCAGCGTTTGGCCATTGAAGTTCAACTTGCAGCTGTAGGAAAATGGAATGGACAATTGCCGAATGTAACAGGCGGGGTTATACCATTTCTCGATGTTAACCAACAGAGTGTTAAAGCAGACGTTAAAACAGATACTAAATAA
- a CDS encoding AbrB/MazE/SpoVT family DNA-binding domain-containing protein, with the protein MKKDFFESIICFDTATVGERGQIVVPAEIRKKLKMKSGDKMVAFLTPAETIILIPSNKFGKIVSVFHKKLDKLTELIK; encoded by the coding sequence ATGAAAAAAGATTTTTTTGAAAGCATAATTTGTTTTGATACTGCCACGGTTGGCGAGCGGGGACAGATTGTAGTCCCGGCCGAAATCCGCAAAAAATTAAAAATGAAAAGCGGCGATAAAATGGTGGCTTTTTTAACTCCGGCAGAAACAATAATTCTTATTCCGAGCAATAAATTCGGCAAGATTGTTTCCGTGTTCCATAAAAAACTTGATAAATTAACAGAATTAATTAAATAA
- a CDS encoding efflux RND transporter periplasmic adaptor subunit, which translates to MRLPKFNKKLIILIIIIILAIGGFIISRRPQKLQFESITLSKRNIIQEVSVTGHIKPVETVDLAFEKNGKVTEVNVKIGDKIEKGKVLVKLDNTEVLTELRQNQANLESAKAQLNQYQAALDSQKSKLTEMESGTRIEEIQVQEIKVANAKISLTNAKNDLIDKLKDAYTKSDDSIKNKIDQMFNNPTSADPQFNFSLNNFSLEIELEQDRMSIESMLADWNNSLSKISASSDLNIYSSQAEKNLDQINSFLEQIANVVNGLMPTMSGLSQTTIDTHKSNTSIARTNMNTAVVNLSAAEEGIKTAQSNLSLVEQELILSKAGTVKEQIDSQKFQIKQAEANVVSQQAKINQAEASVENTRVQMEKLILRSPISGVVTKQEAKVGEFVTANTIMVGIMSDKNFEMETNIPEADIAKVKIGNLANVTLDAYGSSVVWQAELVKIDPSETMIEGVSTYKTTFQFKNEDERIKSGMTANIDIIAAQHDNVISVPQRAITDKDGKRMVKIVDGDGFKEVEVETGMRGSEGEIEILKGLNEGDKVITSKK; encoded by the coding sequence ATGCGTTTACCCAAATTTAACAAAAAATTAATCATTTTGATAATCATTATTATTTTGGCGATCGGCGGTTTTATTATTTCTCGTCGGCCGCAAAAATTACAGTTTGAATCCATAACACTGAGCAAGCGAAATATTATCCAAGAAGTCAGTGTCACCGGTCATATCAAGCCCGTGGAAACAGTTGATCTGGCTTTTGAAAAAAATGGCAAAGTGACTGAAGTTAATGTGAAAATCGGCGATAAGATAGAAAAAGGAAAAGTATTGGTTAAACTTGACAATACGGAAGTTTTAACAGAGCTTCGTCAAAATCAAGCTAATTTGGAAAGCGCCAAGGCTCAGCTTAATCAATATCAAGCCGCGCTTGACTCTCAAAAATCAAAACTGACTGAAATGGAAAGCGGCACGAGAATAGAAGAAATTCAGGTTCAAGAAATCAAAGTGGCAAATGCCAAGATATCTTTAACAAACGCCAAAAACGACTTGATTGATAAATTGAAAGATGCTTACACAAAATCAGATGATTCGATTAAAAATAAAATCGATCAAATGTTTAATAATCCAACTTCCGCGGATCCGCAATTTAATTTTTCATTGAATAATTTCAGTTTGGAAATAGAGCTTGAACAAGACAGAATGTCAATTGAAAGTATGCTGGCCGATTGGAATAATTCTTTGAGTAAAATTTCCGCTTCAAGCGATTTAAATATTTATTCATCTCAGGCTGAAAAAAATTTAGACCAAATTAATTCTTTTTTGGAACAAATCGCCAATGTGGTCAACGGTTTAATGCCGACGATGTCGGGTCTCTCTCAGACGACGATTGACACTCATAAATCAAATACTTCAATTGCCAGAACAAATATGAATACGGCGGTTGTCAATTTGAGCGCCGCGGAGGAAGGAATTAAAACCGCTCAATCAAATCTCAGTTTGGTAGAACAAGAACTTATTTTGAGCAAGGCGGGGACAGTCAAGGAACAAATTGATTCTCAAAAATTTCAAATAAAACAAGCCGAGGCCAATGTTGTTTCGCAGCAAGCAAAAATTAATCAAGCCGAAGCGAGTGTGGAAAACACCAGAGTTCAAATGGAAAAATTGATTTTGCGTTCGCCGATTTCCGGCGTTGTCACCAAACAAGAAGCCAAAGTGGGAGAATTTGTTACCGCCAATACGATAATGGTCGGAATAATGAGCGATAAAAATTTTGAGATGGAAACAAATATTCCCGAAGCGGATATTGCCAAAGTTAAAATCGGAAATCTGGCCAATGTAACTCTTGATGCTTATGGTTCAAGCGTTGTTTGGCAAGCTGAATTGGTAAAAATTGATCCGTCGGAAACAATGATTGAGGGAGTTTCAACTTACAAAACAACTTTTCAATTTAAAAATGAAGATGAAAGAATTAAATCCGGGATGACGGCCAATATTGATATTATTGCCGCCCAGCATGATAATGTGATTTCTGTTCCTCAAAGAGCGATTACTGATAAAGACGGCAAGAGAATGGTGAAAATTGTTGACGGCGACGGATTTAAAGAAGTGGAAGTGGAAACCGGAATGCGCGGTTCGGAAGGAGAAATAGAAATTCTCAAAGGACTTAATGAAGGAGATAAAGTCATTACTTCTAAGAAGTAG
- a CDS encoding ABC transporter ATP-binding protein, translating to MALIEVKNLEKIYHTDSVETPALIDTSFKIEKGEFVAIMGPSGSGKSTLLHILGFLDEPTGGEYYFDGKSLSDYSQKEIAMVRNKKMGFIFQTFNLLSRTSVLENVKLPLLYSDIKESLWNEMAKKAIESVGLSHRINHLPSQLSGGEKQRVAIARALINNPQVIFADEPTGNLDSKSGQIIMEIIQRLNEKEGKTIILITHETNTAEHAQRIIHMLDGQIDSDRNVENRRTAQDSFIK from the coding sequence ATGGCTTTAATTGAAGTTAAAAATTTGGAAAAAATTTATCATACGGACAGCGTGGAAACGCCTGCCTTGATTGATACTTCTTTTAAGATAGAAAAAGGAGAATTTGTGGCAATCATGGGGCCGTCAGGTTCCGGGAAATCAACCTTGCTTCATATTTTGGGATTTTTGGATGAACCGACCGGCGGCGAATATTATTTTGACGGGAAATCACTCAGTGATTATTCACAAAAAGAAATAGCTATGGTCAGAAATAAAAAAATGGGATTTATTTTTCAGACTTTTAATTTACTCAGCCGAACTAGTGTTTTGGAAAATGTAAAATTGCCGCTTCTTTATTCTGATATTAAAGAATCGCTTTGGAATGAAATGGCGAAAAAGGCGATTGAGTCAGTCGGACTTTCGCATAGAATCAATCATTTGCCTTCGCAGCTTTCCGGCGGAGAAAAACAAAGAGTGGCCATTGCCAGAGCTTTGATTAATAATCCGCAAGTTATTTTTGCCGATGAACCGACCGGTAATCTTGATTCAAAATCAGGACAAATTATCATGGAAATCATTCAGCGATTAAACGAGAAAGAAGGCAAAACAATTATTTTAATCACTCATGAAACCAATACGGCTGAACATGCTCAAAGAATTATTCATATGTTGGACGGACAAATTGACAGCGACAGAAATGTAGAAAATCGCAGGACAGCCCAAGATAGTTTTATTAAGTAA